The DNA sequence GCAACATGGGGCAGGGGGCGCAGCTTTTCATTCAGCAACTGCTCGTAATGCTCGATGCTGTTGACCACCACCTTCAATAAATAGTCGCTGTCCCCGGTGCTGGCATAGCATTCCAGTACCTCGGGGACGGCCTGTATCCCCGCTTCAAACTCCTCCAGGGCTTCACTCTGATGGCTGGTCAGGCGCACGGCGCTGTGCACCACCACATGCATTCCCACCTTTTTCGGGTCCAGCAGAGTCACTTTCCCCCGGATGATGCCTTCGGCTTCCAGCCGTTTGAGGCGGCGCCAGCAGGGCGTATGCGACAAACCAATCAGGTTGCCCAGATCGGCCATGGAGTAGTCGGCGCTGCCCTGGAGGGCGCGCAGAATTTTTCGGTCGTAGTCATCCAGATCAATGGAATCGGAGGAGGTTGATACAGACATAGTTTTTATCCTGATTATGAATTTCTCTCACTACCTATTGTAGGGGGCGCGGACGCGGCAATCAATTAGGGCGAGTATGATCAAACAGGGGGCGGACGGCGGGCGGTTGGCACTTGAGATCAGGCCTCTGCCCGAGGTGAGCAAAAGCCTGATTTGACAAAGGTTTTGGGGCGTCTCCGGATCAGGAAGAGAGGCTGCCACGCCCCCGGCGCCCGGCCGCAATGGGCGTGGCCGGCTCGGTCGTTTCCAGGCTGTCGCTCAAGGGTTCGGAATCCGTCAGGGGCGCTTCTGCTGGTGCGGGCGGCGCCTGTGTCTGAGGGGCCCGGACCTGCTCAAAACGTGCCTTTATACGGGTCAGCTCCTCCAGTGAGGTGCTGAGCTCCGCCAGTTGCACCTGCTTATCATCAATCTGCTTCTGGAGGGCCGCAATATCCTGCTCGATTCCCTGATGCTCACGGCGAATCCGCTGCTCTTTCTGATTAGCATCCTGGAGCACATCGTCGGTGCGGATACGCGCGGATTCCAGGGTTTTACAGATGACCTCCATCAGCCGGTCATCCGGATCGTCGGGCAATTGGCGCATCAGCGCCATGGCGTCGTCAATGCTGTATCGGGTTGCGTTGCGGGCTTTGGGCTCATCCACCAGAGGCGCGTGGAAGTCGTCTCGGGTGGGTAGGTCCAGGTCTTCGTCTTCCGGTGCATTGTCCTGCTCGTGTCGGTTGAACAGTCCCATAGTCTTATCCTCTGCTGTTGGCAGGTGTCACAAGACCTAAGCATAGTCTACCGCGGACGATTTTTCCGGTGTCGCCAGCCTGTTTCAGGCTGGCTCTCCCTTGAGTTTCTGGAGGTGCTTCTGGCTCAAAGACAGAAACCGGGGCGTTGGGCCGGAGTCGTTGTAGATCGGATCGCCCAGTTCATCCTCCGCCACAACGGTCCCACCTTTTATATAGGGCATGCCGGATTCCAGCTCGCTCAAGGCGGCGGAGAGCAGGTCAGTGATCAGGCTCTCCGGGGTTTTTTTCGGGTACATCTCGCACAGTGCTTGGATGCGTGCCGCATCTTCCACCGGCAGGTGCACGGCGTAGGCCTGCTTGGTCAGTTCGCCGCGGGCATTTTTTTCCCAATGACTCATGAGTTCGCTGACTTTCATCGATAAAACCTCATTGCTGGTCAGTGTGGGCGGTCGACCGGACCCCCTCAAATTCAGTATAGAGCAGCTTTTTGTGGCCAGCTAACTCCCGATAGGGAAAAGTGGCCACCCGATGTCGGTTCCGCTACGGAACCTGCCGGTAACGGCTCCTCTATATAAGGAGTGTGGGTGAAAGTCGACAAATCAAGGGTTTCCGGGGGCTGATTGTCGCCAAACGGGGCTTATATTGTGCTCCCGGGGCCGTGCGTGTATCGTATGCGGTTTTTCATTGGCCATCAGTCCGCCAATCCGTACTGCTTTAGAGGAGCAACCCATGAAAGTAATCCTGCTCGGTGCCCCGGGAGCCGGTAAAGGTACCCAGGCTCAGTTGATCATGGATAAGTTCGGTATTCCCCAGATCTCCACCGGTGATATGTTGCGAGCGGCCGTCAAGGCAGGCACACCGTTGGGTTTGCAGGCAAAAGACATCATGTCGGCGGGCGGTCTGGTGCCGGACGACCTGATCATCGCCCTGGTAAAAGAACGCATCAAGGCCCCGGATTGCGCCAAGGGCTTTCTGTTCGATGGTTTCCCCCGCACCATCCCCCAGGCGCAAGCGCTGCTGGATGAAGGGATCAAAATCGACCACGTGATTGAAATCGATGTGGATGATGAAGAAATTGTTTCCCGTCTGGCCGGTCGTCGTGTGCATGAGCCCTCTGGTCGGGTCTATCACATCAACCATCAACCGCCCAAAGAAGAAGGGGTGGATGATATTACCGGCGAGCCCCTGATTCAGCGCGAAGACGATCGGGAAGATACCGTGCGTAAGCGTCTGTCAGTGTATCATGAGCAAACCAAACCGCTGGTCAACTTTTACCGCGATCTGGAAAAATCCGGAAACCCGGACGCGCCTCAGTACACTCGCATTGAAGGTGTCGGCAGCATTGCGGATATTCGCGCGCAGCTGGAATCGGTGCTGCAATAAGCGAAGAATCACGTCTCCGTTTTTGCGATTGCATCAGGGCCCGCTTGCGGGCCCTGATGCGTTTTAGAGCAATGAAGAATTACCCGCGTTGCATTCCGGCAACACCTGAAACGGTTCAGTTTTACCAAAAACGTGATAAAAATTAAAAAAAAGCCGAAAAATCATCAAATAATTTGCTAAAAACTCGCAATGTGGCTAATTTTTACATAGTATTTGTGTGCAGACTGGACGCACATAGACTGTGCTCGGTTTATGATTCAACTGATGTGCAAACAACGATACGAAGTTGAGGAGAAACGTTTATGGCCAGAGTAGCAAAAAAGCGTAAGGCAACTGCCAAACGCGCCACCGCAAAACGCACCACTTCAACCACCAAAACCGTTGACGCGGCCGTGGCAAAAGTGGAAGCGAAAATCGAAAAGCTGCAGAAAGATGTTGCTGATCACGCGAAGAAAGTAGAGGCCGCTCGCAAGAAAGCGACGGCGGCAAAGTCGAAAGCCGCTACTTCCAAGCGCGCGGTTGACAAGCGTTCGGCAAAATCTGCCACCGCAGCGGTCAGCAAGGCCAATGAAAAGGCCAAGGCCGCTCGAGCCAAGGTCGCGGAAGCGCGCGTAGAGCTTGCCAAAGCCAAGGCGATGGCAACCGCAAAAGCCGCAGCCGAAGCGGCTGAAGCCAAGATTACCGAGCTGCGCGAAAATCTGGCCAAGCGTGCCGAAACCGATCTCGAAAAAGCCAAGGCTTCCTTCGAGCAGCGCTGGAGAAAGT is a window from the Marinimicrobium koreense genome containing:
- the adk gene encoding adenylate kinase; translation: MKVILLGAPGAGKGTQAQLIMDKFGIPQISTGDMLRAAVKAGTPLGLQAKDIMSAGGLVPDDLIIALVKERIKAPDCAKGFLFDGFPRTIPQAQALLDEGIKIDHVIEIDVDDEEIVSRLAGRRVHEPSGRVYHINHQPPKEEGVDDITGEPLIQREDDREDTVRKRLSVYHEQTKPLVNFYRDLEKSGNPDAPQYTRIEGVGSIADIRAQLESVLQ
- a CDS encoding Lrp/AsnC family transcriptional regulator; translated protein: MSVSTSSDSIDLDDYDRKILRALQGSADYSMADLGNLIGLSHTPCWRRLKRLEAEGIIRGKVTLLDPKKVGMHVVVHSAVRLTSHQSEALEEFEAGIQAVPEVLECYASTGDSDYLLKVVVNSIEHYEQLLNEKLRPLPHVASIRSNFALKQVKYTTELPL
- a CDS encoding pilin assembly protein, translating into MKVSELMSHWEKNARGELTKQAYAVHLPVEDAARIQALCEMYPKKTPESLITDLLSAALSELESGMPYIKGGTVVAEDELGDPIYNDSGPTPRFLSLSQKHLQKLKGEPA